The DNA window AAGGTCATTGTATCAATGtgtgaaaaccaaaaacattaaTCAGTTAATagcccaggcttttatttactCTAGTCTATAAAATGACCCTGCCTTTGTTTGGAACAGGCGTCAATACGAGACAGCCTTTAATTAGTTGCAAACAGAACTTGAGTGCGGCAATGATGGGAAAGACTATCAACTGTTGTAATATTTAACAACATCAGGATATCGATAAACCAATTTAATTAGAATTCACTTATTTGATCTCGCTTTGTAAGCCAGCCTCAAAATCGGTCTTATGGTCTTGTCTCCGTCtagccctgtcttggtcttgactctgtcacGATCCTTTAATGTCTTTGTCTCGTCtctgtctcggagcactctggtctcagtctTGAATACAACACTAAGCCAGCTCATCCAGACCAATTTGGGCTTAAATTaagatgggcttttatttgaagttttatggTGCATCAATATGAACGTTTGATATCGTTTCATACCGTGCTAATTATTATACTATCTGCCTGTAATTACGTGATATACCGAAATTCTGATTCGACTTTAAAATGTAGCTCATGTTCATGttctaatttgttttttttgttttttttttatcgggTTTCCCTGAAGTTACTCTACAATGTCAAGGTTCtggaggttttattttttatcttgattATTTAACAGAAATTGTTTAAGCATTTGTTTTCcccattgtaaaaaaaaaaaaaaacccgcttTGGAGTATTTGTAAATATCGTCattgtttttaagaaaaataaagatccttCAAATTATGAAACATAAGGAgttgaattaaaacattttttaaagaatgccCTTTTTGTGCTCAAAGCAAAGTTAGATTTATTTCAGAATGTCTTACAATAATATttacacacagcagacacaaagaggagaaaaaggaatCGTGCTGCAAACATCGACCAATGTAAAACTGTGACGTTAGTTAGGAGATGGactgatgtatttattgaataGTCACAGAGATTTTCTTCATTCAGAACCACTGTTCTGTCTCGAAACGTAGCACTCAGAATGTGTCCAGTAAGATTGCTTGGTCAGAGCTCACTGTTAGTTGCTCCTGGAAATCCAAGGAGCCTTTTGCGTCAGCAccacatttataaatatattatttcaattaatattatattaattattataaaaaataatcaggatttattgttaaatgttgctttgaACAAAGTCATGTTGCCTTAGTGAAACTTTCCAAAACTCAGTGGACCTCGGAAAGCTACAGCTCCAATTACACCATTTTAACCAATGGGGGCAGCAGTACGACTCAGATCCTAATGGGACAGccggaaaaggaaaaaaaaaacacgaagaAGAAGGAAGCGGCAACAACACAAGTTGCTAAGTGCTAGCTTACCTAGCTATCGGGGAGCTAGTTGTAGTTTGAAAACCACAAAATATGACGCCTTAAATGTAAGACGAAGAAGGACAAACAAAGCTGCGGACTCTGATAACGTGATTGATATAGGTACGTTGACAGGTTTAATTCaccatttgcaaaaaaaacatgtcagaaaaaCGTGTCAGGTGCAGCCGCTGTAACATCATCGAGTTGCTAACATAGCTAACGTTACCTGCCTTCCCTGCTCAGTAATAACAAAGTCCCCACATGTGAAgtgctgtgtgcgtgtgcgtgtttAATTAATACAAAGTAAAGGTGTTTAAATAACCTACTGGTTGCAAAAGCCCAATGATGTGCTAGTTAGCGTTTGTTTATCATGGAAACCTCTTTAAAAATCCATGATTACATCAAACAATGCTTACCTGGTTGTTCAATGATGTCACAGCCACACAAAGTATTTTATAGTATAAAATGTAACGTGTGAGGTCAGTATGCATGTTAGATTTTGTTAATGTTCACCAAAATCAGCAcgagtttttatattttatgtcgCTTAAATATGATGCTCTTCCTTCCctttaaagataaaacacatcttttacTCCACTGTTCAGTAAGTAACCAACCTCAGCTTTGTTTCCCACTGCCTATAAAgaaacactttgtgtgtgtgtgtgtttcctaatGGGACAGTTACCATCAGAGTGCTTTTTAGAGATTTTAAAAACTAGATGCTTCTACCTTTCTGTCAGATGCTGAGGGTATCATACCAGGATGTATGCTGTGTACAGACAAGCCCACACACCCACTGCGGTGGAGTTTTCTGTCTACTGCAACTTCATATCCAGCAAGGAGAAGAACTTGGTTGTTGCCGGGACATCTCAGCTGTACGTCTACAGAATTATCCACGATGTGGAGGTAACTATAATCCTCCAAAAtcaattgttttctttgtttcaagTTTTGAAACTCAAGCAATGAAACCATCAAAATCTTTTAGTGATGTGTGTAacgataatgttttttttttttttcagagtacgTCAAAGGTTGACAAGTCTTCAGGTAGGctatgtgttgtgtttacacTCAAAGTATTACTAGTAAACTACAACTCTGTCATTACTCAGTCATACAAACTTAGTTATTTGCATTCACTTATTTTCGTCTACAGATACCAAATCCCGtaaggagaagctggagcaagTGGcagccttttctctttttggcaATGTTATGTCCATGGCCAGTGTACAGCTTGTGGGAGCCAACAGAGATGCACTCCTTCTCAGTTTCAAAGACGCCAAGGTATCATTTTTTTATGCTGAGCATTGAATAACTGTCATTTTTAATGgcctaaaataaataataggCAAAAATAACTTGATTTGAGTTGACCTCTTGGTGTGTTTCTTCTTTCAATAGTTATCTGTAGTGGAGTACGACCCGGGGACACACGACCTGAAGACGCTGTCTCTTCATTTCTTTGAGGAGCCAGAGCTTAGAGTATGTACTGTGggaacaggaaacactaaatatattgaaaaaaaaaaaaatgtttgtagaTTTATCTGTCAAAAAATAGAGAAACGTTTAACATGAGCAAGCTTAtgaattctgtttttcttttcattttcaggatGGTTTTGTACAGAATGTACATATTCCCATTGTGCGCGTTGATCCAGAGAATCGCTGCGCTGTAATGCTCGTTTATGGCACCCAGCTTGTGGTGTTGCCATTCAGGAAGGATACTCTCACTGATGAACAGGAGGGTGGAGTCGGAGAAGGGTATGATTGCCGTCTGCTTGTTGTGGTTGTTTAGTTGCATGTCAATTTCTTAGGTGCACCAAAACCTGATCTtgagtttgtttatttctgatcGTTCACAGGCTGACCGATTAGTTGTTTGTCTGATATTATTGGTTGATAATATCTGTTTTTTGGGCTATCACAGATACATCACTGTCAGTGAATATGTTTTCTGGTATACACTGTTATGATGAAGACAACtattcaaagaaaacaagcttGGGGTCATTTAGAAATGGTGACTTCATGTAGTTTTTCTGGCCAAGTGTTCTATAACTGCATTGTTTACCATACTGTGTGTACTGTCAATTCTGCATGTAGCAGAGCTGATGGGATGATCCTTGCTAGAATTGGTAAACAATGTATAATGTTTAAGATTAGATTATTCTTTTGAGTTTCTTTGCATCATCATGTTGGTGCAAAAATGAtttcacagaaaatgttttttccttttttcaactGAAAATTCAAACACATTGGTCACAGTATCAGTAAAGCTGTTCTTTGGTTAAACTTTTCTGACACTGGACACTTCTAAATCAAACGGATTGGGTTTAATATGTGCCACATGCATTATCTATTTATCATCTATGTGTTCTTCTTATCCCCAGGCCTAAATCCAGCTTCCTGCCCAGCTACATCATTGATGTCCGTGAGCTGGACGAGAAGCTGCTGAACATAATAGACATGAAGTTCCTCCATGGCTACTACGAGCCAACGTTGCTCATCCTGTTTGAGCCCAACCAGACGTGGCCGGGGTAAGTCCAACAAATGATCTACTAgattaagtatttattttagttttggttCAGCTATATATGGACAAAGTTACTGCTGAAGTTGGTGACTGAGTTTTCTACAATTATGgacctgacttttttttttttttacacttctcaAACTATTTATTTCCTGATTCAACTGACAGGCGTGTGGCTGTGCGTCAGGACACTTGCAGTATAGTTGCCATCTCCCTCAACATAATGCAGAAGGTTCATCCTGTCATCTGGTCTCTCAGTAATCTGCCTTTTGACTGTACGCAAGTCATGCCTGTCCCAAAGCCGATCGGTGAGCTCAGTGAATTCTCTCCTTTTGGCAATACTAACGGTTGATGGCATCCCAAAGTTGCCAGGTCATAATAATTTCTGTCCGAGTTGGAGATGTTTATTTACACTTAATCTTTCAGGTGGCGTTGTGGTATTTGCTGTGAATTCATTGCTGTATCTCAACCAGAGTGTTCCACCATACGGAGTTTCTCTTAATTCTCAGACAACTGGGACCACAGCGTTCCCTCTACGTGAGTATCATCTTCATAAAACACACGTCtatatatctttcttttttttcttttttttatggacTAAACCCATCATTTAGACTTTTACCCTAACAAAATGAGATGTGTTATTTACCAGGTATACAGGATGAAGTGAAGATCACACTGGATTGTTCCCAGTCTGACTTCATCGCCTATGACAAAATGGTCATCTCTTTGAAAGGAGGAGAAATGTGAGTCTGTGTGATTACCAAGAAAATTGTACAAAAATGATGAATGGATGTAGTTCATGCATCCTCACTGACTCTTGTTTTCTGACAGTTATGTGTTGACCCTCATTACTGACGGCATGAGGAGTGTCCGGGCGTTCCACTTTGACAAAGCTGCTGCCAGCGTCCTGACAACTTGTGTAAGTTTGTGGTGGAACTGTGAGCAACAACAACTGGATGAGACTGGAATTCTCTTTCTTGAACaaatgtacttttctttttatctatGGATAAACACAAAGGCCCGGATGGAtcagttattttaaaatgttgcatactGCAGCCTTAAATTAATAATGATAAAGGACACTGATGTGATTTGAGAACTTTGAAAGTAGACCGATTTCTTGCTTATTATCTTATTGCGAATCAGAATCTGATTCATCATAAAAAATCTGAGTAGAATTCAGCCAACCTCACTCAAAACCCAGAGGTAATTTcctcatatatatttttaaatataaaggaAATGCACAACATGTACAAAGTTTTTCAGCTTTTAGAGACTTCAGAAGAGTCTGCCGTCCCTCACACTCTGCGCGTTCCCTCTCCAGATGGTGACCATGGAACCCGGTTATCTTTTCCTGGGTTCCCGCCTCGGAAATTCGCTGCTCTTGAAGTACACCGAGAAGCTTCAGGAGACGCCGtcagaggagggaaaagaaacGCTGgacaaagataaagaaaaagacaaaccgGTATGTTTGTAATTGCATGAAAGATGAGAGAAAATCCAGATGCTATGTGATTGTTTAGTTATAGTGATTCGTCGAGATGCTGTTTGATTTGACATAACTGATCCATTTCAGGAGGAACCACCAAGCAAAAAGAAACGCATGGAATCTTCCACCAACTGGACAGGTATGTTAAgatatatgtattttttgtgccagaaatgtgtgtgtgagatcttCTAAGCTGTGTTTCCCTCatcctttattttttcagatGAGGTGGACGAGATAGAAGTGTATGGAAGTGAGGCCCAATCAGGCACTCAGCTGGCCACCTACTCCTTtgaggtaaaacaaaaacaaacacctaacaGCCCTATAGCTTTTCTTTGGAGGTCTTTGAGGAAGTTAACTAATTCATCTTTTCTATGTGTTTCGTAAAGGTGTGTGACAGCATACTCAACATAGGACCTTGTGCAAATGCTTCCATGGGCGAGCCCGCCTTCTTGTCTGAAGAGGTACACTCATTCAAACACTCCCAGGTGTCTCTGTAGATTATTTCCTGTGTTTAGAGGTGTCTGATTTGGTTCTCATCTTACCCACAGTTCCAGGGTAACCCCGAGCCTGACCTGGAGGTTGTGGTGTGTTCTGGCAATGGCAAGAATGGTGCTCTGTCTGTACTCCAGGTAAAACCTCccttcacttttatttattgttttaatgcaACTGTTCCGGTTTTACTGAAGCCCTGTGTGGCAAGTGAGAGAAAAAAGTTAGTGATCCTCCTGAACAAGATAGTTTTCTCTTATGTGTCTGTGACTTAAGCACTGATGCAGTAAAAACATTTAGCTGAATAATTAAAGCTTTCTACCTGTTCCTAAAGAGAGAAACAACTCAGATCAGACTGTAAAACAGTAGAtcaccagattttttttctcacttgcCTATCGTGGCTTCTGTGCTGGTCAGttatatatagtatatagtatatgcaCTGTCCTAAAACCTGTGGTCGCGAGGGCCGTCTGCCACAGGTCCAGTGACGGTGCTACAGTAAAGTCTGGGTCTACCAGGGCTGCCTCAGAGATCGACGGAGTAGCCTGTAAACAACCCAGACACAAGCTGCTAACACGTGATTTTGTAGCTACTGTACATACATACGAGCGTGGAAATCCAGATAATGTACTGTGAACTGTCTGTGACTTGGACTTTTGttcaatctttttctttctgttctcaGAGAAGCATCCGGCCCCAAGTAGTCACTACATTTGAGTTGCCAGGTTGCCACGACATGTGGACAGTCATCTCAAGTGAAGtaaaggaagacaaaaaagtaCAGTTTATGTCCGCCTCACAGCTTTCACTGGAATGAGTGTTGAAATGGTCCGTCATTGATGTTGGcagcttcaaaaaaagaattttaattttttgaatttttttgatttttatcctCTAGCCTGTGAAAGGCAGTGATTCAGAAGATGGGACAGAAACCGAGACGGGTGAGGatggtgaagagggagaaaaggagaaagaagaggaggagggggagaagacGGAGGCGCCCCTGGAGGACGATACAAAGAAGCATGGCTTTCTCATTCTGAGCAGAGAGGATTCAACTATGGTAAAACCAAAACTTCAATAAATATCTGTCTGGCAGTTTAAATTGCAATAaattaaggtttaaaaaaaagctgatggCCTCGCAGTTTGGTCGCGCCTCATGTACGgatgctatagtcctccaagtgggtggcTCGGGTTTAAGTccaaactgtggctcctttcccataAGTCATTCACAACTCTCAAATAACACAACATGTCTTTAATATCATGAAGATGGTCTCTAAAAGACTTTGgcttggtttttctttttctttgtagaTCCTTCAGACGGGTCAGGAGATCATGGAGTTGGACACTAGTGGTTTTGCTACTCAGGGACCAACAGTGTTTGCTGGAAACATCGGCAACAACAAGTACATCATCCAAGTTTCTCCCATGGGTATTCGACTTCTGGAAGGAGgtgaaattgatttttttttttgtaatttctttgGAAAACAGTAGGAAGGGAATATTCCAGTAGATTTATACTTTGGCAAAATGGGCTGTATCGGCTGAAATGTAGTATTCAGGACAAAGCAGGAGTTGCGACTCATATCATGTTCTGTCATTGAAGGTTGGTTGATTTGAAGACAGTGACACAGCCAACAGCTTGAtctgtaaaagtaaaacaagaaaCACCTTAAAATGGTCTGTTTCTGTGGCAACCCTTTCTTTTATGTTGTCAGAATTAAAAGCTGTGTGAACCTGCAGGGGGCAAAAACTCAACTGTTATTTGATCAGGTTTTGAAAAAATTACATATCAGACAGTATAGCTTGTTTTGAAGCTGCATGTTAGTCATTTATACCTGAAAATATGTAAGACAAAATAGCAACTTGAATTTTCCTTTATGGCCAGTATAAGGAGTTTAACATCATTCAAACCTGTTTTACTGACATGTACTCTGATTTTTTGCCTCCAGTGACACAGCTTCACTTCATCCCTGTGGACCTGGGCTCTCCCATAGTGCACTGCTCTGTGGCGGACCCTTACGTGGTCATCATGACTGCAGACGGAGTGGTCACCATGTTTGTGCTAAAAACTGACTCATACATGGGGAAGACACATCGACTGGCCCTGCAGAAGCCACAGATCCCCACTGTGAGTAAAGCATACTCAACAGGCTTTTCTTTTGAACAAacacgccccctgctggccgaACCAAAGCTCTCATTCTCGGGTTGCTTGTTCTCCTGGCTCTCAGCAGGGTCACTCTCTGCaattctgtgtaaaaaaaaaaaaacttgaaaccCTAAAATTCACAGATTCTATAAACTCAGTCATTACATTGTAAGCTTCACAATATTCagtgaaatcatttttatttgtgctaaacttgttaaaaacatattctttttttaaacagcaatcTCGTGTGATAGCATTGTGCGCGTACCGTGATGTAAGCGGCATGTTCaccacagaaaacaaagtgagCTGCTCCGTCAAAGATGACACAGTCATCACAGGTCAGTCTGAAGAAGAGACCATCATTCACGACCTCAGGTAAATAAAATATCCTCCGTAACACATAACAATGCACATGTCATATTTAGTAAAAGAGTAACCTATTCTTAAATGTTAttaaatgtgtgtctgcagcaatGCTGTAGATGACGAGGAGGAAATGCTGTATGGAGACTCTAATGCGAGTGCAGCACTTGCGAGGGAGGAATCAAACAACAACTCCGGGGGGCCGGGTCATTTTGGAAGTGATGGAAACTCGGGCAAAGCCGAACCCACCCATTGGTGCATGATCACCAGGGAGAGTGGTGTTATGGAGGTGAAAGGGCATATAAtgcaccattaaaaaaaatacacataatgCAATGTCTTTCCTTAACATCCCTGTTTTAACTGTCTGATTGTTTCTTACTTTTCAACAGATTTACCAGCTCCCAGACTGGCGGTTAGTTTTCCTGGTGAAGAACTTCCCGGTTGGTCAAAGAGTGCTCGTTGACAGTTCAGCCGGCCAATCAGCAACACAGGGGGAGGGTAAAAAAGAGGAAGTAACACGTCAAGGAGATTTGCCACTGGTTAGAGAGGTGTCTTTGGTTTCACTTGGAAACAACCAAAGCAGACCTTATTTATTGGTGAGTCCTTACTTTAAGAGTCTTCCTGTTGATttcattgatgtgtttgtgcCTCACTCAATCAACCCTTTGAAAGTGGACTGAGGGGGGTGCAGTCTTGACAAATTCTGTTTAAATTGACTAAATGAAAACCATCACAGTTACGAGTATATCGATGAAAGGTTTGAGGTTGTGCAGACTTTATGGATATGAAGAATCTTAGAAGTAACATCTAAgttagggttgtcacaatacaacatttttaacatgataTGACAAGCAGAAATCAAATGAGATCAATACCTGTTACCACAGTGATACAAATGGAAGTCCAAGGCACCCAGTATcgtcatttcttgttttaatgaccaaaaaattaaagcaaactcctgcacactatcTCAGTAGCACAAATCAATTGGCAACATTTTGTTACCAAAACGTTGCAAATGTGTCTGTGGCCTGTGTCTTTAGTTGATATACCTGTTTTTAAATTTCTTGATTATCACTTAAAATCCttacttttttgggggggaggacagatctgtattttttttaagctctggttctttctttacttttgatgaagaaaataaCTGAGATTGTTTTAAAAGATGGGATTTTGAAAAGTATCCAAATATTGACAATTTGACAACccttttttacaataaaaaataccaaAGTGAGTATTATTTCTAAAGCTTTCAAGAGGCCTTCACACTTTGCTCAGTCAAATGGCTCAatcacagaaattaaaaaatactcaGACTTCAAATGACTAATGGTGAGTTAACAGATATTATGTCATGAAAAAATGTGCACAGAGATAAGAGGTAGCACTTGTCCTAAGGTGTCGCCAAAATCAATGCAAGACATTAAAGTTCCTCACGAGCTTTAAATACTTAAATAGATGTAAGATTTTTAGGGATATGACTCGCTTCCAAATATTTCAAGGAATGACGGCACAATaggcaaaaacacaaatgtaggcCCTGGAGGAGCCATTCCTATTGTGGAGGTTTAAGGGTGCAAATGTTTCATggaaggaaataaataaaaatgttgaataaaaaagaaaactaggtatgttaataaatgtttttgtttttaaggtccATGTTGAAAACGAGCTTCTAATATACGAGGCTTTCCCGTACGATCAACAGCAACAGACGAACCTGAAAgtgcgcttcaaaaaagtaagaACCCGCTCTGGATTCTTTTGGACTACATAGAGTGTGGTTTATAATGAAGTGAATCTTTAATGTTTGACTTTGCCCTGCACAGGTGCCTCACAACATCAACTacagagaaaagaaatcaaagctTAAGAGGGATAAGAAGACAGACAGCGGGGCTCCTGAGGACAGTTCAGCTGTGAAAAGTCGGATTGCCAGGTTCAGATACTTTGAGGACATCTCTGGATACTCAGGGGTAAGAAAGCCAATTTATCAAGTTGATTTttagacacttttttaaaaataggacAAGcattttttgactgttttttataagcaataataataataaagtactCTCTGACAAACCCGCTCGCACCCGTGCTTGTTGTAACAGGTGTTTATCTGTGGGCCGTCTCCTCACTGGATGCTGGTCACCTCTCGCGGAGCCCTGAGGCTTCACCCCATGATTATCGATGGTGCAATTGAGTCTTTCTCACCTTTCCATAACATCAACTGCCCCAAAGGTTTCCTCTACTTCAACAAACAGGTACAGTAAGAACACTGAAAttgtttgtaactttaaaagGTTCTCTTCTCCACCGACATCGCTCTGTggtttaaaggcagggttggtaattttctccagaaaaaactttttaaagattttggttgaaattgtctttaggtcctgacagacatttaGAATTCATGTGCTCTGGAAAAGGAACAaggaaaatccatcatctgtagcagttgtaaacctgtaaaaactttgaccaatgtctgccatgaggtaccgatctgatgaaccaatcatgaaCCTCCCTGTCTCGTgcctcgttctctaccccatgcgtGCCCTAGCCTACACTCAAAGCACGTCAGTAAAATTTACGACGTAGTATCTACACAAtacaagcgatgagctgaggcaTGCTTCTGGAgaaacggcgctcgtgcatgtaagtgagggggcgtggcttttgagggagcacagaggggacgGGCTGGATGTAGAcggggcactgagggaatgcttctttcaaaatcatgctagttttagaaaatgaccaacccttgCCTTTAAGTTTAGGATTCCACACATATACGGATgataatatttcattttaacagcagtgatgtaaaagtTACTTGTAGTTATTTAATGTAATGCTGTAATGTAAAGTCTTTATAACATTAGTACTACACTTTAATGAATATGAGCAGTGTTTCCCATACATTGATTAATCCGTGGCGGCCCGCCACATTATCGACAAGGTCCGCCACGGATTAATTTttgtattcataaaattgctgcgtgcacgAGAGAGAGCACGCGAGAGAGTGCAGGTGCACTATGAGTATGAAGCGCATTAGATGTAGCTGCATCAACTTTccccgctcctctctctgctgtcatgactgtGAGCATTGCAGGGAACATTGCTGCacaaacgcacgcacacacacactggcacaccTTACTTTGCAACAGCACAAAGTTGATCCGTGATCCGTacggaccatagactgtacataGTAGATACGGACCAAGTCGGGAACACACGTGATCCGGTCAAACGGTCGGTTCGACTTTACTCCGTTTACTCTCACTGTGTCTACAGCCAAGTTAACAATAGCAACGCCATCTCACAGCCTGCTAAACTAATGTAGagggaaaaaacatatttgatatgaatACAAACGCCCCCGACTCCACCGCCCAGGTATCGcatcattctgtgggaaacactgtatgAGCCTCTGCGATTGAATgtttctttccaaaaaaaaaacatcttgggTATAGAGGATcctcagcctttttttaaaacaaagatccACATACTGTCTTACTCACttctatattattttttttgaataTACAAACTTGTAAAAGTGCTGCAACCTTAAGAGGATTGGTCta is part of the Labrus mixtus chromosome 16, fLabMix1.1, whole genome shotgun sequence genome and encodes:
- the cpsf1 gene encoding cleavage and polyadenylation specificity factor subunit 1 isoform X1 encodes the protein MYAVYRQAHTPTAVEFSVYCNFISSKEKNLVVAGTSQLYVYRIIHDVESTSKVDKSSDTKSRKEKLEQVAAFSLFGNVMSMASVQLVGANRDALLLSFKDAKLSVVEYDPGTHDLKTLSLHFFEEPELRDGFVQNVHIPIVRVDPENRCAVMLVYGTQLVVLPFRKDTLTDEQEGGVGEGPKSSFLPSYIIDVRELDEKLLNIIDMKFLHGYYEPTLLILFEPNQTWPGRVAVRQDTCSIVAISLNIMQKVHPVIWSLSNLPFDCTQVMPVPKPIGGVVVFAVNSLLYLNQSVPPYGVSLNSQTTGTTAFPLRIQDEVKITLDCSQSDFIAYDKMVISLKGGEIYVLTLITDGMRSVRAFHFDKAAASVLTTCMVTMEPGYLFLGSRLGNSLLLKYTEKLQETPSEEGKETLDKDKEKDKPEEPPSKKKRMESSTNWTDEVDEIEVYGSEAQSGTQLATYSFEVCDSILNIGPCANASMGEPAFLSEEFQGNPEPDLEVVVCSGNGKNGALSVLQRSIRPQVVTTFELPGCHDMWTVISSEVKEDKKPVKGSDSEDGTETETGEDGEEGEKEKEEEEGEKTEAPLEDDTKKHGFLILSREDSTMILQTGQEIMELDTSGFATQGPTVFAGNIGNNKYIIQVSPMGIRLLEGVTQLHFIPVDLGSPIVHCSVADPYVVIMTADGVVTMFVLKTDSYMGKTHRLALQKPQIPTQSRVIALCAYRDVSGMFTTENKVSCSVKDDTVITGQSEEETIIHDLSNAVDDEEEMLYGDSNASAALAREESNNNSGGPGHFGSDGNSGKAEPTHWCMITRESGVMEIYQLPDWRLVFLVKNFPVGQRVLVDSSAGQSATQGEGKKEEVTRQGDLPLVREVSLVSLGNNQSRPYLLVHVENELLIYEAFPYDQQQQTNLKVRFKKVPHNINYREKKSKLKRDKKTDSGAPEDSSAVKSRIARFRYFEDISGYSGVFICGPSPHWMLVTSRGALRLHPMIIDGAIESFSPFHNINCPKGFLYFNKQGELRISVLPTYLSYDAPWPVRKIPLRCTVHYVSYHVESKVYAVCTSIKEPCTRIPRMTGEEKEFETIDRDERYINPQQEKFSIQLISPVSWEAIPNARIDLEEWEHVTCMKTVALRSQETVSGLKGYVAAGTCLMQGEEVTCRGRILILDVIEVVPEPGQPLTKNKFKVLYEKEQKGPVTAMCHCNGYLVSAIGQKIFLWVLKDNDLTGMAFIDTQLYIHQMFSIKNFILAADLMKSISLLRYQEESKTLSLVSRDAKPLEVYSIDFVVDNNQLGFLVSDRDKNLYVYMYLPEAKESFGGMRLLRRADFNAGANINTFWRMPCRGALDTGSKKSLTWDNKHITWFATLDGGVGLLLPMQEKTYRRLLMLQNALNTMLPHHAGLNPKAFRMLQSNRRGLQNAVRNILDGELLNKYLYLSTMERSELAKKIGTTQDIILDDLLEIDRVTAHF
- the cpsf1 gene encoding cleavage and polyadenylation specificity factor subunit 1 isoform X2: MYAVYRQAHTPTAVEFSVYCNFISSKEKNLVVAGTSQLYVYRIIHDVESTSKVDKSSDTKSRKEKLEQVAAFSLFGNVMSMASVQLVGANRDALLLSFKDAKLSVVEYDPGTHDLKTLSLHFFEEPELRDGFVQNVHIPIVRVDPENRCAVMLVYGTQLVVLPFRKDTLTDEQEGGVGEGPKSSFLPSYIIDVRELDEKLLNIIDMKFLHGYYEPTLLILFEPNQTWPGRVAVRQDTCSIVAISLNIMQKVHPVIWSLSNLPFDCTQVMPVPKPIGGVVVFAVNSLLYLNQSVPPYGVSLNSQTTGTTAFPLRIQDEVKITLDCSQSDFIAYDKMVISLKGGEIYVLTLITDGMRSVRAFHFDKAAASVLTTCMVTMEPGYLFLGSRLGNSLLLKYTEKLQETPSEEGKETLDKDKEKDKPEEPPSKKKRMESSTNWTDEVDEIEVYGSEAQSGTQLATYSFEVCDSILNIGPCANASMGEPAFLSEEFQGNPEPDLEVVVCSGNGKNGALSVLQRSIRPQVVTTFELPGCHDMWTVISSEPVKGSDSEDGTETETGEDGEEGEKEKEEEEGEKTEAPLEDDTKKHGFLILSREDSTMILQTGQEIMELDTSGFATQGPTVFAGNIGNNKYIIQVSPMGIRLLEGVTQLHFIPVDLGSPIVHCSVADPYVVIMTADGVVTMFVLKTDSYMGKTHRLALQKPQIPTQSRVIALCAYRDVSGMFTTENKVSCSVKDDTVITGQSEEETIIHDLSNAVDDEEEMLYGDSNASAALAREESNNNSGGPGHFGSDGNSGKAEPTHWCMITRESGVMEIYQLPDWRLVFLVKNFPVGQRVLVDSSAGQSATQGEGKKEEVTRQGDLPLVREVSLVSLGNNQSRPYLLVHVENELLIYEAFPYDQQQQTNLKVRFKKVPHNINYREKKSKLKRDKKTDSGAPEDSSAVKSRIARFRYFEDISGYSGVFICGPSPHWMLVTSRGALRLHPMIIDGAIESFSPFHNINCPKGFLYFNKQGELRISVLPTYLSYDAPWPVRKIPLRCTVHYVSYHVESKVYAVCTSIKEPCTRIPRMTGEEKEFETIDRDERYINPQQEKFSIQLISPVSWEAIPNARIDLEEWEHVTCMKTVALRSQETVSGLKGYVAAGTCLMQGEEVTCRGRILILDVIEVVPEPGQPLTKNKFKVLYEKEQKGPVTAMCHCNGYLVSAIGQKIFLWVLKDNDLTGMAFIDTQLYIHQMFSIKNFILAADLMKSISLLRYQEESKTLSLVSRDAKPLEVYSIDFVVDNNQLGFLVSDRDKNLYVYMYLPEAKESFGGMRLLRRADFNAGANINTFWRMPCRGALDTGSKKSLTWDNKHITWFATLDGGVGLLLPMQEKTYRRLLMLQNALNTMLPHHAGLNPKAFRMLQSNRRGLQNAVRNILDGELLNKYLYLSTMERSELAKKIGTTQDIILDDLLEIDRVTAHF